ATTTTGATCTAAAAAAAGAAAAAAGCTTTTTATTCATTGGTGGGTTAGGTTCAGGTAAACTAGCTTGTACAGTTTCATCTTTAATCTCATTAGCTATCAGTAAACCAACAACTGATTTACAGTTAGCAATCATCGATCTACCAGATTCTAAACTATCTAAGTTAGATGTTTTAGGCCATCTTGTTCACCCTCCAATTAATTCGATTGAAGAAGCAAATCGGTTCTTTGAAAAGATCATGACCGAGATGAAATATCGCAACAAGATTTTAGACGAAAATAATGTTGAAACGATCGATGAATATAATAATAAAAATCCGAATCAGAAGATTAAGGATTTTGTGATTTGTATCAACGATCTAAATGATCTTTTAGACTATGATTTTTCAAATATATTTAAAATTATTTCGTATATTTATAAGGTGGCTAATAAGATCAATGTTTATCTAATTCTGGTCGCTAACTCAATTACCAAAGCCTTGATTGATGATGATCTACTAACCTATTATGGTAAGATCATCAATCTTAAAGTGGACACACCAGAAGAGTCAGATCTTCTAGTTAATAATAAAGAGTTATACAAACTTCATAAAAATGGCGATTTTTACATCGTTGATCTCAAATCAAGAAACACCCTAGTTCGTGGGTTATCTTGTTTTGTTGAAGATTATGTATTAGAAGATTTAAGAAGACATTATAGTATCAAAGAGTATTAATCTATGAAAAGCATTAGTTTAAAAGAATTAGAACAAGTAATTCAAACCAGTAAGAAACCAATTTTTGTGAAGTTTAGTTGAGCTGATTGTGGTGTGTGCAAGATGAATGCACCGATCATTGAGAATGCAGCTAACCAACGTAAAGATCAATATGATTGGTATGAAATTGATGTGGATAAAGAACAGATCTGAGCTGAAGATCAACCTAACCACCAATGAGCAATTAAGATCGTACCAGTGTATATGATCTTTAAGAACAAACAAAAAGTTTTTGAACACGTTAATTTCTTAGCACAAGATAAATTAAATACTGAACTAGATAAGCACATATAGGTAACTAGATGGACTTAATGAATGGATTTTTTAGTTTCGAACACGAACCGGTTTTTTTTGAAATCCATTACCTTTTTTATTACACCTGAACAAAAGATGGCTTAAAAAAGCTAGAAGAGATTAGTCAAATTAGCTTTCATCATTATGATAAGATTCAGATCGATCAAGAGAAAGCTAATTCGTGGTATCAGCTTTTTTTAATCCTTAATAAAACGAACAAACCGATCGCTGGACAAGTGTATTTAGATAACCTAAAATACTTGTCTAATACGACTGCTTTTTCTAAGAAAAAAGCAAAACTTTTAGTTGTTAACGTGCAACAAGAAGATTATGATAAATTTTTGGATAGCAACAAAAATATTATCACAACCTTGTTTAATAATTTTTATAACGGGTTATTGATCAAAGATGTTAAGGATCAGTTTGTTAACAAGTGAAGATCAAAATTTAGTTTTCACAAGAAAGTTTTAGCAGCTAGATTGTTTGATGCTTTTCTTGAAAAACATAACAAGTTTTTAGAGTTACAAAAAAGCATCAAACTTTACAACGATCAGTTTTATAATGCAAAAGATATTAACTTAAGTCACTTTAATTTATTAAAGCGTAATTATGATGAATTGGTTGATTCATTAACCGATTACGATGAAGATTTTAAAACGATCAATGAAAAGAACGTTGCTTTAATTAATGCGCAAAAAACTTCAGAGAAGATCTCACATATCTATTTTCTTGAAGATCAGATTAAGAATTTAAAGCAACGGATTGTTAATTTAAAAATTAACAAAAAATATGGACCTTATTCCGTTGAACAGTTAGCTGAGATTAAAAGGGTTACCAACGAAGTTAAACAATTAGTAATCCAGAATAAAAAACAAAAGCGTGATCTGAAAATGATCTTAAGAAGCTACATTAAGGGGTTAAAAAAACAATGTTCGTTTAACCAGTCTAGGGCTTTTATTGAGTCTAATTATGCTGATAAGATCTATTATCTATCTGAGTGGTTTAAAGCTAACGAACTGGTTAAAGTAATTAAAAAAATCCGTTGGATCACACACCTTGATCTTGATAACCTTAATCAGTTTATTAATCAATCAAAGAAATTAATTAATAAACGAACTGAACATATCCACGATTTTGAAAAAACAATTAAGTTAAAAGAAAAACGCCAACTTGGTTTTTTATATTCAGATCTAAGGTATAAATTTAAGAAGATTGCCAAAATCTCTTTACATAAAAGTGATCAAGATATCAACAATCTAATTGTTGATTTGGTCGAAAAAAACAAATTAAATTATGGTCGTTATCTTAATGAGTTATTCCAAAAACGGTTATACTTATCACGACTAAAACTTAACTTTAAAGAATCAATTAAACTATACCGTTTACACCTAAATGGTTATGATTTCTATAAGTTGTTTAACAACAAATATCAAGCTAAAGTTTATAGTGATGATAGCAAAAAACTGTTTAATAAAAACGTTTTAGATAAGATCTATCAGCTCTCAATCAATAGTTACCAACGCTTGTATCATTATTATCTCAACTTATCTAAAACCTCGCGTAACGAGATCCAAGCAATCATCTTTTATATTAATGCCTTTAGTTTCAAATTAACCTTGGCTTTTATGGATTCATATAAAATGAACCCATTGGTTAGCTTTTATAGTAACCTAATGAATATTCATTGGGCAACAAGATTAATTTGAAACCAAACCAAACGGTTTATTGATGAGATCGAGATTGAAACTGATAGTTTAACCAACTTCCCTAAGATTAATTTTGATGTTAAGAATTACAGCAAAACCCTAAAAGCTAAGTTTGGAATGCAATATAAAAAATACTTAGATAATAATAGAAAAATTAATGCCAAAATTAATGCCCGATATGATGAATATATCGTGCAACACTCAACTGATGTTAAGCAAAAACTTAATACGAATGCTTATCTAAAATTCAATTCAGAATCATATAAAAAAGAGATTGAAGCTAAGATCGTTGATATTAAAGAACTAATCAGACTTAATAAAGCTAGACAAGAACAATATAAACTTGATTACTTATCAAATAACGTCATCAACGATCAACGGTTTACTTTTGATCGGTTTAACAAGTTAAAAACAATGATCAAAACGTTGTATCGTAACCTTAAACTAGTTAATAAGATCTTATATAAAAAAAAGTTGTTAAAAACAAAGAACGCGATTGATATCAGAACAATTAGTTCTAAACTAAATTATTATTTAGCAATTATCAATCGCTGGGAATATCTTTATGATCTTTTTATTGATTGGAAACCAATCAAATATCGATCTAAGAAATTAAAAAAAATCTTAACTGAGTTATATCTATACCGTTCATATAAAGATGTAGGGATCAATGAAGAGATCAATTATAGTTATCTTTCATTCTTATCTAGTTCAGATGCGATTACGGTGTATCTCTTATCTAAATTTGCTAAAGCACCAAAACTCCTATTTGTTGAGAACTTTAACTTAAATAATAAACATGAATATAATGTCTTTAAGGGATTATTATTAAAATATCAAAACCAATCACAAACAGCGATCGTTCTTAATGATTCTGATCAGAAACTAATGAACGATTTAGGGATTAGGAAATTCTAATGAAGAAGATAAAAAAAGATTCAGCCAACTACATTAGTATCGTTGGTGCTAGACAAAACAACCTAAAAAATATTAGTTTAGATATTCCCAAAAACCAGTTAGTAGTAATCACTGGTTTATCAGGTAGTGGAAAATCTTCTTTGGCATTCAAAACGATCTATGCTGAAGGTCAAAGAAGATATCTAGAATCATTATCACCTTATGCACGTCAGTTCTTGGGGAATAATGATAAGCCAGATGTTGATTCAATTGAAGGTTTATCACCTTCAATTTCGATCGATCAAAAATCAACATCTCACAATCCTAGATCAACTGTGGGAACAGTGACTGAAGTCTATGACTTCTTAAGATTGTTATGATCTAGGGTTGGGGATGCTTATTGTATTAATGGACACGGGATGATTAAAACGACCACGATCAAACAGATTATTGATCATGTTCTAGAGTTAGAAGATGATAGTAAGTTGCAGATCTTAGCCCCAGTTATTAAATTACAAAAAGGGACGTTTAAAAACGAGTTTGAGAAGTTTTACAAACAAGGTTTTATGCGTGTTTTGGTTGATGGTGTTGTTTATAGTTTAGATGACAAGATCGAATTAGATAAGAACCAAAAGCACGATATTAGTATCGTAATTGATCGTTTAATCCTTAATAAAGATAATCAAACTAAGTTAAGAATAACCGATGCGATTGAAACCGCATTAACTGTTAGTAATGGGTTGATTCAGATCATTTCTAATGATCAAGCTAAATACGAGTTTTCACTTAATCACTCATGTGATCAATGTGGTTTTTTCATCCCCGAATTAGAACCAAGATTATTTTCTTTTAACAGTCCAATTGGGGCTTGTGACTATTGTAAGGGACTTGGTTTTACTTATGAACCTGATGTTGATAAGATTATTCCCAACAAAGATCTAACGATCAATGAGGGAGCGATCGATTATTTTAAGAATCGAATCAACACCTCTTCTCAGGACTGACAACGTTTTTATTCGATTATCCGTCATTATCAGATCGATCTTAACACCCCAATTAAAAACTTATCTAAGAAAGAGATTAATTATCTCTTAGAAGGTTCAGATGAACCGATTGAGATCGTAATTGAATCTGCAAACCGCAATGGGATTAGTTCACGACTTGATTATGTTGAAGGGATTGCTAAATTAATCCAAAGACGTCATTTAGAAACTAAGAGTTCAGCAGCTAGAGATAATTATTCAAAATACACTTCTGAGCAGAAGTGTAAAACCTGTGATGGGAAAAAGTTATCACCAGCTGCACTTAGTGTCAAGATTGGTGGACTTGATATTATCGAATTTACCAATCTTAATGTGAATAAAGCCCTAGATTTTATCTTGGGCTTAGAGTTTAATGAAGAAAAAACTAAGATTGCTAAATTCGTTTTAAAAGAGATTTTAGATCGGTTATATTTCTTGGTTAATGTTGGTTTAGAATACTTAACGTTATCAAGAAATGCTTCGACCCTTTCAGGGGGAGAATCCCAACGAATTAGATTAGCAACCCAAATTGGTTCAAGATTATCTGGGGTCTTATATGTTTTAGATGAACCCTCAATTGGTTTGCACCAAAAAGATAATGATAAGTTGATCAAGACTTTATTATCAATGCGTGATCTAGGTAATAGTTTAATCGTTGTTGAACATGATGAAGAAACGATGATGTCAGCTGACTATCTAATCGATATTGGTCCTGGTGCTGGGACTTATGGTGGTAAGGTGGTAGCAGCTGGTACTGTTGAAGAGGTGATGAAAAACCCTGCTTCACTTACTGGTCAGTACTTATCTAAAAAACTAGAGATCGAACAACCCAAAAAACTCCACCCAGGGAACGGACAAAAGATCGTTCTTAAGGGTGCAAGTGCAAACAACTTAAAGAACATTAATGTTGAATTCCCACTTAATAAGTTGGTTGTTGTAACTGGAGTTTCTGGTAGTGGAAAATCAACATTAATTAACCAAACTTTAGTTAATGGGATTGAAAAAGCCTTATTTAATAAGCATGTTGAAGTGGGTAAATATAAATCACTTATTGGGATTAACAATATTGATAAGGTAATTAAAGTTTCCCAAGACCCAATCGGACGAACCCCAAGATCAAACCCTGCAACTTATGTTAGTGTTTTTGATGATATCCGCGAGGTGTTTGCTAACGTTTTTGAAGCAAAAGCTCGCGGATATACAAAATCAAGGTTCTCATTTAACGTTTCTGGTGGGAGATGTGATGATTGTCAAGGCGATGGGGTTAAGTGTATTGAAATGCACTTTCTACCTGATGTTTATGTTAAATGTTCTAGCTGTAACGGTAAGAAATATAATGAAGCCACACTTGAGATCAAATATAAGAATAAATCGATCTACGATGTTTTAGAGATGTCTTGTGAAGAAGCGCTTGAATTCTTTAAGGTGATCCCTGCAATTAATCGCAAGTTGCAATTAATGTGTGATGTTGGTTTAGGTTATATGAAATTATCAACGAATGCCACAGAACTATCTGGTGGTGAAGCCCAAAGAATCAAATTAGCCAAATACTTACAAAGAAAAGCAACCGGAAATACGATCTATGTTTTAGATGAACCAACAACAGGACTTCACGCTCATGATATTAAGAAATTATTATCTGTATTAAACAGGCTGGTTGATAATGGTGATTCAGTGATCGTGATTGAACATAATCTTGAATTAATCAAGGTGGCTGATCACATTATTGATTTGGGTCCAAATGGTGGGGATGATGGTGGTTATTTAATCTGTGCTGGAACACCACAAGAATTAGTTAAAAATTACACAGATAGTTCTTATACAGCACGGTATTTAGCAAAGATTATGAAAAGCTAACCGAGATAAAAAGTTAATAAAAATGATATAATATATTATTGAAAAATATGGCATCAATTACAGAATTAATTAAACAACTAAGAGCTAGTACTCAAGCTGGCTTTATGGATTGTAAAAAAGCTTTAGAAGCTACAAATAACGACATTGATCAAGCGATTAAGTGATTAAGAGAAAACGGGATTGCAAAAGCAGCTAAAAAAGTTGATAACGTTGCATCTGAAGGGGTGATTAAACTTAAGTTAGCTGATCAAAAAGCAACGATTTTAGAGATCAACTCTCAAACTGACTTCGTAACAAAAAACGACCAATTTGTCGCTTTTTCTAACGAATTAGTTGATCTAGTTCACAAGCATGAAACTACTGATGTAGCTAAGATCGAACAATTAAAATTAGCTAGTGGTTCAACAGTAGCTGAAACCCAAATTCATTTAACCGCAATTATCGGTGAAAAGATCTCATTAAGAAGAGTTGCTTTTGTTAAAGAAGAAGCTAACAGTTCACTAGCAACTTATCTTCACTCTAACAGCCGCATTGGAGTTATTGTTAAGACTTCAAAAACTGATGATAAAGAATTCTTAAAACATTTAGCTATGCACATTGCTGCATCTAACCCTAAGTTCGTATCACAAAAAGATGTATCAGCTGATTTCATCGCTAAAGAAAGAGAGATCGCTGCTGCTCAAGCTCAATCAGAAAACAAACCAAAAGAATTTATTGACCGAATTGTTGATGGTCGAATCAACAAAGTGCTTGAAGAAGTTTGTTTAGTTAACCAAAAATTTTTAGTTAACCAAGAACAAACTGTTCAACAAGCTGCTCAAGCTAAAAAAGTAGAAATCTTAAGCTTTATTAGATACGAAGTTGGTGAAGGAATTGAAAAACAAGTATCTAACTTCGCTGATGAAGTAAAAGCTCAGATGAAATAAAGTAGATTTTAAGGTTAATCGAGATGCAAAAGCCAAATATCATCATTAAAATTAGTGGTGCTTCATTACAAGATAAGAATAGTAATGATTGCTATTCTTATCAAAGGATTAATAGTTTGGCTGACCAACTAAAAAGCTTAGCAAAAAAGTATAATATCGGATTAATAGTTGGTGGGGGAAATATCTTCAGAGGTAAGTTAGCCAAAGATTTTGGTGTTGAAATCAATAAGGCTGATTACATCGGGATGTTAGCAACCGTAATTAATTCAACACTTTTAGAATCGAAATTACAATCATTAGGATTAAAAACTAAAGTTTTATCAGCCCTAGAAGTAAAGGGCTTAACTAATGAAATTAACCCAAAAAGCTTGGCTGAAGTCTTTAGTGACTGTCAGATTGCTTTTTTTTCTGGTGGGACGGGAAACTCACATTTTACAACAGACACAGCAACTGTTTTAAGAGCAATCCAGATCAATGCGCAATTAGTCTTAATTGGTAAGGATGGTGTTGATGGGGTGTATACAGATGATCCCAAGAAGAATAAGAAAGCTAAATTTATCGAACAGATAACTTACCAACAAGCACTAAATGACCAACTACGGGTTATGGATTTGACCGCATTTAGTTTGGCAAAGGATCATAATCTAAAGCTGTTAATTTTTAATATTGAAGCTGAACAATCAATTATTAAAACAATTGAAAACAAAAACAAACACACTAAAATAACTAACTAATAGATAAACGTTATGGAATTTAAAACATATTCGGATTTTTTTGATAAAAATGCTAATTCAATTATTAATTGATTTGAAGGTGAATTAGCTAAGGTTAGATCAGGAAGAGCTAACCTTAAGATCTTAGACAACGTTCGCGCAGAGTATTATGGTGAACAAACACCATTAATTGAGATGGCAAGTTTATCAATTCCTGAACCTAGAGAGATCTTGATCAAGCCATATGAAAAATCATCAGTGAATCTGATTCAAGCAGCTTTATTAAAAGCTAACTTAAACCTAACCCCAGTAGTTGATGGGGATAAGATCCGTATTAAGTTACCTTTATTAACTGAAGAAAACCGTAAAGAAAACGTTAAAAAAGTTAAAGCTGTAGGTGAGAAAGCTAAACAAGAAGTTCGTTTTATCCGTCGTGATACTTTAAACAAAATTAAGTCAGATAAGATTGCTGATAAAGATTTAAATAAGTATTTTGAAGAACAAGTTGATAAGATTACCAAAAAATACATCGATCAGATCGATAGTATTTTAGCTAAGAAAGAAAAAGACTTATTAAGCCTATAATGCGGATAGGAACACAATTAAAAGATAAACAACCAACTAAGAATGGTAGATTAGTATCAACTATTGTCATAGTTGGTGTTTATCTTTTATTGTTTATTTTTAATTCTTTATCAGATTTTTTTAACAATTGGTCACCACTAAGACCGATTGTAAATCAAGATCAGTTGGTTGACACCCTAGTTAATGCCAGCGTTCGGACCCTATTTAGTGCGATCGTGTTATTGATCATCTCGACCGTTTTTTTCTTGGGTTTAAAAGAGATTGCTAATTTGTTTTTCCAACAAAACAAATGAACTTTTGTTCTACTTAACTCAGCTTATTTTTTAGTTAGCAATCTAGTTAATATCGTTCTAATCCAATTTAGTATTGTTAAACCTGAACTAACCCTAATTGTTTATCACGATAAATTCTCTAACAATATGATATTCTTGATTATTGTTGGGATAATCTTATTACTTAATTTAATAATTAATCCGATCTTTTTAAAGCTTAATCAGCGTTTAAATAAGATCAACCTACTTCACTTATTTAGCTTATCAATTATCTTTAGCTTAGGGTTTTATGGGATTAATTACGTACTATTAAATAAAGGTTGGACAACGTTCTTATATTTAATTGGGATCATTGTGATGATCGATTCGTTTGCTTATATTTATGGTAAACGGTTTGGTAAGATCAAGATGGTTCCAGAGATCAGCCCAAATAAGACTTGGGCTGGAGCAATCTATGGGATTATTACCACGATCTTTTTAATGGTTGTTGTTAGTATTCTTTATGCGATCCCAATTATTATCGGGATGGTAACAAAAAGTAATCAACCCCTTGAAGTAATTGACCCACATAATTTATTAGTCAATATTTATTACATCACCTTTTATCAAGAAACAAATAATTTCATTATCTTCTGGTGGGTATTTTGTGGGTTTGCAATCTTAGTTTTAGCCACAATTGCAATCTTAGGTGATCTGTATTTTTCTTATGTTAAAAGACAATATCAGATCAAGGATTATTCAAATGTTTTAAGAGGACATGGTGGGATCTTAGATCGTTTTGATGGTTTTTGTTTTGTTTTTATTGCCTTTATTGTTTATCAGATCATTATTAGTTCAGTAAGATAATTTTATGAAGATTTTAGTGCTTGGAGCAACTGGATCAATTGGCAAGCAAGCAATTGATGTGATCTGCCAACTAAAGTACCAATTAGTTGGTTTTTCTTATTATCAAAACCACAATGAAGCCAATAATATTCTTAAACAATTAAATCCCAACTATGTTTTATGTCATAGTGATCCCAAATACAATAAGAATGTTAAGAGTGATTTAATTGAGCTAATTGATAAAAGTAAGCCTAAAGTTATTATTAATGCAATTAATGGTTATCATGGAATTGAAGCTTCATTAATTGCGCTTAGTAAGAAAAAAGATCTCTTGTTAGCTAATAAAGAATCGTTAGTGATTGCTGGATCACAACTAGAAGCAATTAGAAAAGATACGAAAACAACGATCTATCCGATCGATTCAGAGCACAGTGCACTGTATGATTTATTAAAAGATAAGAAAAAAAATCAGATTAAACAATTAATGATCACAGCATCTGGAGCGGGATATTTTAATAAAGATATAAGTGAGCTTAGAAAGCTCACTTATAATGATCTCTTAAATCATCCTAATTGGAAGATGGGTGCAGAGATCTCGATTAATTCAGCTACGTTCGTAAACAAAGTTTATGAGATTGTTGAAGCTTATCATCTTTTTAAAATAAAAGATATTATCCCCGTGGTGGAAAGAAGTTCGACAATCCATGCTGGGGTGATCTATCAAGATAATTCGATTCATTTTCATGCGACGACCAACGACATGCGTTGAGCGATCCAGTCAGCACTAACCAAATTTGATAATAGAACTAACGTTGTTCAATCGTTAGATCTTTATCAAAAAACGATTCAATTTGAAAAAATTGATTTTGAACAATATCCGATATTTAAAATCGCTTATGATATATTAAAAAATCCCTACACGACAAGAGGAGCTGTACTGACTTGTATTAATGAACATGTCGTTAAGTTGTTTCAAAAGCAAAAGATCAATTTTTTACAGATTACTGAACTGATTAGTAATTTTTATTGAAACTATCAACATAAAAAAATTGATAACATCTGGCAAATAAACGATTTAATATTTAAAATTAAAGCAGCGATCTCAAGCAAATATGCTTATTTAGATAAATAACGATGAATCCTTCTTATTATACTAACCTAACCCTATTGATCCTAATTTTAGTCTTTTCGATCATAACGACCTTAACCGTACACGAGTTTGGTCATTATATTTTTGCGCGGATTTACAAGGTACACGTGAAGGAGTTTTCAATCGGGATTGGCCCAACGTTGTTTTCTTTTTATTGACATAAAAAGAAAATGATCGTTAGTTTTCGGGCGATTTTGGCTGGGGCGTTTGTGATGCTTGAAAGTACCAAGTTACGCCAGATTTATATTGATGACCCCAATGCCAAGACCTATAATTTTTATCTGATGCCAAAACCCAAAAATACCCATGCACTAGAAGAAGTTGGGTATTGAAAGCAGATCTTAATTATGATCGGAGGGATCTTTGCCAACTTTCTTTGTTTTGGAATCTTTCTAGGAATCTATGCAGCGATCTATTCTAATGCAGTATTAGATCTATCAAAATTTTTTAGAGATATCTTCATAAATTTAGGTAAAGGATTTGTTTTATATGAGGCTTGAAAACCTAAAGATATGGGCGAAATCATCCCTGGTGGTGGAGCTGGGATGAGATTTGGTTCTCGGTCTGCTTCA
The nucleotide sequence above comes from Mycoplasmoides gallisepticum. Encoded proteins:
- the tsf gene encoding translation elongation factor Ts, which encodes MKNMASITELIKQLRASTQAGFMDCKKALEATNNDIDQAIKWLRENGIAKAAKKVDNVASEGVIKLKLADQKATILEINSQTDFVTKNDQFVAFSNELVDLVHKHETTDVAKIEQLKLASGSTVAETQIHLTAIIGEKISLRRVAFVKEEANSSLATYLHSNSRIGVIVKTSKTDDKEFLKHLAMHIAASNPKFVSQKDVSADFIAKEREIAAAQAQSENKPKEFIDRIVDGRINKVLEEVCLVNQKFLVNQEQTVQQAAQAKKVEILSFIRYEVGEGIEKQVSNFADEVKAQMK
- the uvrA gene encoding excinuclease ABC subunit UvrA produces the protein MKKIKKDSANYISIVGARQNNLKNISLDIPKNQLVVITGLSGSGKSSLAFKTIYAEGQRRYLESLSPYARQFLGNNDKPDVDSIEGLSPSISIDQKSTSHNPRSTVGTVTEVYDFLRLLWSRVGDAYCINGHGMIKTTTIKQIIDHVLELEDDSKLQILAPVIKLQKGTFKNEFEKFYKQGFMRVLVDGVVYSLDDKIELDKNQKHDISIVIDRLILNKDNQTKLRITDAIETALTVSNGLIQIISNDQAKYEFSLNHSCDQCGFFIPELEPRLFSFNSPIGACDYCKGLGFTYEPDVDKIIPNKDLTINEGAIDYFKNRINTSSQDWQRFYSIIRHYQIDLNTPIKNLSKKEINYLLEGSDEPIEIVIESANRNGISSRLDYVEGIAKLIQRRHLETKSSAARDNYSKYTSEQKCKTCDGKKLSPAALSVKIGGLDIIEFTNLNVNKALDFILGLEFNEEKTKIAKFVLKEILDRLYFLVNVGLEYLTLSRNASTLSGGESQRIRLATQIGSRLSGVLYVLDEPSIGLHQKDNDKLIKTLLSMRDLGNSLIVVEHDEETMMSADYLIDIGPGAGTYGGKVVAAGTVEEVMKNPASLTGQYLSKKLEIEQPKKLHPGNGQKIVLKGASANNLKNINVEFPLNKLVVVTGVSGSGKSTLINQTLVNGIEKALFNKHVEVGKYKSLIGINNIDKVIKVSQDPIGRTPRSNPATYVSVFDDIREVFANVFEAKARGYTKSRFSFNVSGGRCDDCQGDGVKCIEMHFLPDVYVKCSSCNGKKYNEATLEIKYKNKSIYDVLEMSCEEALEFFKVIPAINRKLQLMCDVGLGYMKLSTNATELSGGEAQRIKLAKYLQRKATGNTIYVLDEPTTGLHAHDIKKLLSVLNRLVDNGDSVIVIEHNLELIKVADHIIDLGPNGGDDGGYLICAGTPQELVKNYTDSSYTARYLAKIMKS
- a CDS encoding site-2 protease family protein translates to MNPSYYTNLTLLILILVFSIITTLTVHEFGHYIFARIYKVHVKEFSIGIGPTLFSFYWHKKKMIVSFRAILAGAFVMLESTKLRQIYIDDPNAKTYNFYLMPKPKNTHALEEVGYWKQILIMIGGIFANFLCFGIFLGIYAAIYSNAVLDLSKFFRDIFINLGKGFVLYEAWKPKDMGEIIPGGGAGMRFGSRSASVQQLLITLISINGATAIFNFIPVAPLDGSKIVQYTYEKITRKQINEKLWTWTTIIGVVLVLWVSLGSVINTIIIG
- the frr gene encoding ribosome recycling factor yields the protein MEFKTYSDFFDKNANSIINWFEGELAKVRSGRANLKILDNVRAEYYGEQTPLIEMASLSIPEPREILIKPYEKSSVNLIQAALLKANLNLTPVVDGDKIRIKLPLLTEENRKENVKKVKAVGEKAKQEVRFIRRDTLNKIKSDKIADKDLNKYFEEQVDKITKKYIDQIDSILAKKEKDLLSL
- a CDS encoding phosphatidate cytidylyltransferase, yielding MRIGTQLKDKQPTKNGRLVSTIVIVGVYLLLFIFNSLSDFFNNWSPLRPIVNQDQLVDTLVNASVRTLFSAIVLLIISTVFFLGLKEIANLFFQQNKWTFVLLNSAYFLVSNLVNIVLIQFSIVKPELTLIVYHDKFSNNMIFLIIVGIILLLNLIINPIFLKLNQRLNKINLLHLFSLSIIFSLGFYGINYVLLNKGWTTFLYLIGIIVMIDSFAYIYGKRFGKIKMVPEISPNKTWAGAIYGIITTIFLMVVVSILYAIPIIIGMVTKSNQPLEVIDPHNLLVNIYYITFYQETNNFIIFWWVFCGFAILVLATIAILGDLYFSYVKRQYQIKDYSNVLRGHGGILDRFDGFCFVFIAFIVYQIIISSVR
- a CDS encoding 1-deoxy-D-xylulose-5-phosphate reductoisomerase codes for the protein MKILVLGATGSIGKQAIDVICQLKYQLVGFSYYQNHNEANNILKQLNPNYVLCHSDPKYNKNVKSDLIELIDKSKPKVIINAINGYHGIEASLIALSKKKDLLLANKESLVIAGSQLEAIRKDTKTTIYPIDSEHSALYDLLKDKKKNQIKQLMITASGAGYFNKDISELRKLTYNDLLNHPNWKMGAEISINSATFVNKVYEIVEAYHLFKIKDIIPVVERSSTIHAGVIYQDNSIHFHATTNDMRWAIQSALTKFDNRTNVVQSLDLYQKTIQFEKIDFEQYPIFKIAYDILKNPYTTRGAVLTCINEHVVKLFQKQKINFLQITELISNFYWNYQHKKIDNIWQINDLIFKIKAAISSKYAYLDK
- the pyrH gene encoding UMP kinase, which encodes MQKPNIIIKISGASLQDKNSNDCYSYQRINSLADQLKSLAKKYNIGLIVGGGNIFRGKLAKDFGVEINKADYIGMLATVINSTLLESKLQSLGLKTKVLSALEVKGLTNEINPKSLAEVFSDCQIAFFSGGTGNSHFTTDTATVLRAIQINAQLVLIGKDGVDGVYTDDPKKNKKAKFIEQITYQQALNDQLRVMDLTAFSLAKDHNLKLLIFNIEAEQSIIKTIENKNKHTKITN
- a CDS encoding thioredoxin family protein, yielding MKSISLKELEQVIQTSKKPIFVKFSWADCGVCKMNAPIIENAANQRKDQYDWYEIDVDKEQIWAEDQPNHQWAIKIVPVYMIFKNKQKVFEHVNFLAQDKLNTELDKHI